The following are from one region of the Salvia splendens isolate huo1 chromosome 2, SspV2, whole genome shotgun sequence genome:
- the LOC121769522 gene encoding uncharacterized protein LOC121769522, protein MIEERRAGPPHAAILAVVVVLVMVVPTLLGDQGEAVTEFIAEMLSPVGLLLLPIVLLLTIQFLSSDTGSFVSAIFSTGEPNSIHRASGSPLGVAFVLILVLFLLYNRVSIFGGDDDGGD, encoded by the coding sequence ATGATAGAAGAGCGGCGCGCCGGCCCTCCGCACGCAGCTATactggcggtggtggtggtgctggTGATGGTGGTGCCGACATTGCTCGGCGACCAAGGCGAGGCGGTGACCGAGTTCATCGCGGAGATGCTGAGCCCCGTGGGGCTTCTCCTCCTCCCAATCGTCCTCCTCCTCACCATCCAATTCCTCTCCTCCGACACCGGATCCTTCGTCTCCGCCATTTTCTCCACCGGAGAGCCTAATTCCATCCACCGCGCCAGCGGATCGCCGCTCGGAGTAGCGTTCGTACTCATCCTCGTCCTCTTCCTGCTCTACAACAGAGTCTCGATCTTCGGCGGCGACGACGATGGCGGCGATTAA
- the LOC121782930 gene encoding chaperone protein dnaJ 49-like, translated as MDSNKDEALRCINIAKEAIAAGNKQRAMKFIGIARRLNQSLSVDDLLAACENLDSSSSAGPSSNVKKDSTVKRDQGAGNSDGVSNGERNYTDEHMLLVRQIKKKTDYYAILGVEKSCSVEEIRKAYRKLSLKVHPDKNKAPGSEEAFKKVSKAFKCLSDDESRRQYDQTGLVDEFEHNQQYQTRGRRRRTGNDFFDDEFDPDEIFRAFFGQRDAFRNAQVYRTRTHTAAAHQREDMGNTGPSLMLLLQLLPFLIIILLAYLPFSEPEYSLQKNYSYQFKKMTEKHGVEFFVKSPEFDRTYPAGTPGRNEIENNVIKDYKHMLGRYCHMEMQRRHWNRHFPTPHCDKLQSFAA; from the coding sequence ATGGATAGCAACAAAGATGAGGCGTTGAGATGCATAAACATTGCGAAAGAGGCAATTGCAGCTGGTAATAAGCAAAGGGCCATGAAATTTATTGGAATTGCTCGCCGTCTTAATCAGAGTTTATCCGTTGATGATCTATTGGCTGCTTGTGAGAATCTTGATTCCTCATCTTCTGCGGGCCCATCTAGCAACGTGAAGAAGGATTCCACGGTGAAGAGAGATCAGGGTGCTGGTAATTCTGATGGGGTTTCAAACGGGGAGAGGAATTACACGGATGAGCACATGCTTCTGGTGAGACAGATCAAGAAAAAGACAGATTATTACGCGATTCTTGGGGTGGAGAAGAGCTGTTCGGTAGAGGAGATTAGGAAGGCGTATAGGAAGCTGTCTCTGAAAGTTCATCCTGATAAGAACAAGGCACCGGGTTCTGAGGAGGCTTTTAAGAAAGTTAGCAAGGCGTTCAAGTGCTTGAGTGACGATGAGTCGAGGAGGCAGTATGATCAGACTGGTTTGGTGGATGAGTTTGAGCATAACCAGCAGTATCAGACCAGGGGGAGACGGAGGAGAACAGGGAACGACTTCTTTGATGATGAATTTGATCCTGATGAGATATTCCGAGCATTTTTCGGTCAACGTGATGCGTTCAGGAATGCTCAGGTTTACAGGACTAGAACGCACACTGCTGCTGCACATCAGAGGGAAGACATGGGTAACACGGGCCCTAGTCTTATGCTGCTGCTTCAGTTGCTGCCATTTTTGATAATCATTCTGCTTGCTTATCTTCCATTTTCGGAGCCTGAGTACTCGTTGCAGAAGAACTACTCTTACCAGTTTAAAAAAATGACAGAGAAACATGGAGTAGAGTTCTTTGTAAAGTCACCTGAATTTGATAGGACCTATCCTGCTGGAACTCCTGGTCGGAATGAAATTGAGAATAATGTGATAAAGGATTACAAGCATATGCTTGGACGCTACTGTCACATGGAAATGCAGAGGCGTCACTGGAATAGGCACTTCCCTACTCCTCATTGTGATAAGCTTCAAAGTTTTGCCGCATGA
- the LOC121782921 gene encoding condensin-2 complex subunit D3-like: MDEVISRIVAYLEAHSPISQSFLRDLDTLLDFTLKTNDTIDIDNFYNELSSRNRSLTSLTNAISTAMDSGISSSTSVLASKVYLSLLLSPNSPVFTLFTPMAFLSLLRVIRFAVKKPSSARNEGSASRSLGGKKRGKRKNGGNQARVENRDFAENGGEETGYDVKDLFLLMEKLEMVMGLVHLDRFPDCLKALVQTMCEIPMTAVDSWDSGSFRRLSEQCSRILSEALKAEHGDSGDTAAEVLKALRPLILLSKSQVRSFGLGFVVNRMVEMGEHSDEIKKAVANMPKFLLQRAPEKAEPRASAVESIMEIVKALDSGHQVEFADYVLKMSRGKTQFRVLAVDIIPVLLVSLKGASEFDVVEDSWGLKLLKALIQRCSDSAAVVRARALTNLAQVVVSLSGNDGSRAMLKEVIRHGGEGMSKILKLRSVDEKAAVRKAALLLISKSLSLLGDELDEELLKTVGIACSDPLVSIRKVAISALSEAFRKYSTRLVTKEWMHSVTRLIGDNETSIQEECESLFSELVLDRVSRACDKKGKNVSFNVEAESLYTEGALGLLKELCDGEVLPWVKKICSSLGKKKKLQRQTAISLQNIIRASEAQWVHNSMPMGNWIAPQGAWFLLSEVSAFVPKAVDWEFLHHHWQLLDNNKAANEFQSPIRSGFMDEEMVDMESHSITWMGDRVFLLQTISNVSMDLPPEPAADLAQNFLKRLEGFNMHPTEVDAHIKALRTLCRRKALNQEEADTLVMRWVDQLKHKASLVLESYMSQISIPNKESSFLTPPPTSVRRKGTKTAESKSLAQAIVAIYTIGSLVIVCPSASLKDLVPTIHTIITSGSSDPKSSKLPTPAVSVKQLAPSLYVHAWLAMGKICLADGKLAKRYIPLFVQELEKSDSATVRNNIVVMMADFCVRYTAMVDCYMSKITKCLRDPCEVVRRQTFILLGRLLQRDYVKWRGLLFLRFLLCLVDDSDKIRQLADFLFGNILKAKAPLLAYNSFVESIFVLNDCNAHTGRSNSNSSRNENHIFTIRGNAEHSRSQRMHIYATLLKQMAPEHLLATFAKVCAEILAAASDGMLSLEDTTGQSVIQDAFLVLSGKEIRIQASHGASSEAAEMEEEGGDGGGASTSALKGRAITQAVRKGLIQNAIPIFIELKRLLESKNSPLIGHLMDCLRILLKDYKNEIDDMLVADRQLQKELIYDMQRYESMKAKSTAADAFATLRRSEAYHSPKGVAMERNPNTIRSKLPRNLQSNSKVASAVADAAAAATARSVLREVNTGASTPLGSINVPKLKSRLGVASHGGEKPAEVIESLRRRQCFDSDDEK; this comes from the exons ATGGATGAAGTGATATCTCGAATTGTTGCATATCTCGAAGCTCATTCACCAATTTCACAGTCCTTTCTCAGAGATTTAGACACCCTATTGGATTTCACTCTCAAGACCAACGACACAATTGACATCGACAATTTCTACAATGAACTTTCTTCAAGAAACCGCTCCCTCACTTCACTCACAAATGCCATTTCCACAGCCATGGATTCCGGTATTAGCTCCAGCACTTCAGTTCTTGCATCAAAGGTATATCTCTCGCTGCTGCTATCCCCAAATTCCCCGGTTTTCACTCTGTTTACTCCCATggcttttctctctcttctccgcGTTATACGATTTGCCGTCAAGAAACCATCTTCCGCCCGGAATGAAGGCTCTGCGTCTCGAAGCTTGGgtgggaagaaaagggggaagAGGAAAAATGGGGGGAATCAGGCTAGGGTTGAAAATAGGGATTTTGCGGAGAATGGTGGGGAAGAGACGGGTTATGATGTGAAAGACTTGTTTCTGCTGATGGAGAAACTGGAAATGGTAATGGGTTTGGTTCATTTAGACCGATTTCCTGATTGTTTGAAGGCTTTGGTTCAGACAATGTGTGAAATTCCGATGACGGCTGTTGATTCGTGGGACTCCGGGAGTTTTAGGAGGCTGTCGGAGCAGTGTTCGaggattttgagtgaagcactGAAGGCGGAGCATGGGGATTCGGGGGACACTGCGGCTGAGGTGTTGAAGGCGTTGAGGCCGTTGATTTTGCTGTCAAAGTCGCAGGTGAGGAGCTTTGGCTTGGGGTTTGTGGTTAATAGGATGGTGGAGATGGGTGAGCATTCGGATGAGATCAAGAAGGCGGTTGCGAACATGCCTAAGTTTTTGCTGCAGAGGGCACCGGAGAAGGCTGAGCCAAGGGCGTCAGCAGTTGAGTCCATAATGGAGATCGTGAAGGCTTTGGATAGTGGTCATCAAGTTGAGTTTGCGGATTATGTGTTGAAGATGAGCCGAGGGAAGACACAGTTTCGTGTTTTGGCAGTGGATATCATACCTGTTTTGTTGGTGTCTTTGAAGGGTGCTTCAGAATTTGATGTGGTTGAGGATTCTTGGGGTTTGAAGCTGTTGAAAGCGTTGATTCAGCGCTGCTCTGATTCTGCAGCTGTGGTTAGAGCTAGAGCTTTGACAAATCTGGCTCAAGTTGTGGTGTCCTTGTCTGGAAATGATGGAAGTAGGGCAATGCTGAAGGAGGTTATACGACACGGGGGTGAGGGGATGAGCAAGATTCTGAAACTACGTTCTGTGGATGAGAAGGCTGCTGTTCGAAAAGCAGCACTTTTGTTGATATCAAAATCACTGTCGTTGTTAGGAGATGAACTTGATGAGGAGCTGCTGAAGACAGTAGGCATAGCTTGCTCTGATCCACTTGTTAGCATTAGAAAAGTGGCAATCTCTGCTCTATCTGAG GCCTTCAGGAAATACTCAACTCGTCTTGTGACCAAAGAGTGGATGCATTCTGTCACACGTTTGATTGGTGATAATGAAACCAGCATCCAGGAGGAATGTGAGAGCCTTTTCTCGGAACTGGTTCTTGATCGTGTATCAAGGGCTTGtgacaaaaaaggaaagaacGTTAGCTTCAATGTCGAAGCTGAGTCATTGTATACAGAAGGAGCGCTTGGCCTGCTAAAGGAGCTTTGTGATGGAGAGGTTTTGCCTTGGGTGAAAAAGATCTGCTCGAGCCTAGGGAAAAAGAAGAAGCTTCAACGGCAAACAGCTATATCACTTCAAAATATCATTAGGGCTTCTGAAGCCCAGTGGGTGCACAATTCCATGCCGATGGGGAATTGGATAGCACCCCAGGGTGCCTGGTTTTTGTTGTCCGAGGTATCTGCATTCGTTCCAAAAGCAGTCGACTGGGAGTTCCTTCATCATCATTGGCAGCTTCTCGACAATAATAAGGCAGCTAATGAATTCCAAAGCCCTATTCGTAGTGGATTTATGGATGAAGAAATGGTAGATATGGAATCTCATTCGATTACTTGGATGGGAGATCGAGTATTTCTTTTGCAGACAATTTCTAATGTCTCCATGGACCTACCTCCCGAACCTGCTGCGGACCTAGCACAGAACTTTCTCAAAAGACTCGAAGGGTTCAACATGCATCCAACTGAG GTTGATGCTCATATAAAAGCACTCAGAACCTTGTGCAGAAGGAAGGCCTTAAATCAGGAAGAGGCTGATACCCTCGTAATGAGATGGGTGGACCAACTCAAACACAAAGCCTCCCTAGTCCTAGAATCGTACATGTCGCAAATCTCCATTCCAAATAAAGAAAGTAGTTTTCTTACTCCTCCACCGACCTCTGTAAGACGAAAAGGAACAAAAACAGCTGAGTCGAAGTCATTAGCACAAGCCATAGTTGCTATTTACACAATTGGATCACTAGTTATCGTTTGTCCCTCAGCCAGTTTGAAAGATCTAGTTCCAACCATACACACCATCATAACTTCGGGGAGTTCTGATCCAAAATCTAGCAAACTTCCCACTCCTGCAGTTTCTGTTAAGCAGCTCGCCCCCTCCTTATACGTGCATGCATGGCTGGCTATGGGCAAGATCTGTCTAGCCGATGGGAAACTTGCAAAGCGCTATATTCCTCTTTTCGTGCAG GAGCTTGAAAAGAGCGATTCCGCTACTGTTCGCAACAACATAGTGGTGATGATGGCAGATTTCTGCGTGCGATACACTGCTATGGTGGACTG TTATATGTCAAAGATCACAAAGTGCCTACGCGATCCCTGTGAGGTAGTAAGAAGGCAGACATTTATCCTACTAGGAAGACTATTACAG CGCGACTATGTAAAGTGGAGGGGGCTTCTCTTCCTTAGATTTCTGTTATGTTTAGTTGATGATTCAGATAAAATCCGACAACTAGCCGATTTCCTCTTTGGGAACATCTTGAAAG CAAAGGCCCCTCTTTTAGCCTACAACAGCTTTGTGGAATCCATCTTCGTGTTGAATGACTGCAACGCTCACACGGGGCGTAGCAACTCCAACAGTTCGCGCAATGAGAACCATATCTTTACTATACG GGGAAACGCCGAGCATTCAAGGTCTCAACGGATGCACATCTACGCGACTCTGCTGAAGCAGATGGCACCGGAGCACCTCTTGGCCACCTTTGCTAAAGTGTGTGCTGAGATTCTTGCTGCTGCATCTGATGGCATGCTTTCTCTAGAGGATACAACAGGGCAATCTGTTATACAG GATGCGTTCCTAGTCCTCTCGGGCAAGGAGATCCGAATCCAGGCAAGCCACGGGGCATCATCGGAGGCAGCAGAGATggaagaagaaggtggagacgGAGGAGGAGCATCCACATCCGCCTTAAAGGGAAGAGCCATCACTCAAGCAGTGAGGAAAGGCCTAATCCAGAACGCAATCCCCATCTTTATCGAGCTCAAACGCCTCCTTGAGAGCAAGAACAGCCCCCTCATCGGCCACCTCATGGACTGCCTCCGGATCCTGCTCAAGGACTACAAGAACGAGATCGATGACATGTTGGTTGCTGACCGGCAGCTGCAGAAGGAGCTCATCTACGACATGCAGAGGTACGAATCCATGAAGGCCAAGAGCACAGCGGCTGATGCATTTGCCACGTTGAGGAGGTCCGAGGCATACCACTCTCCCAAGGGGGTGGCAATGGAGAGGAATCCCAACACGATACGAAGCAAGCTGCCACGAAACCTGCAGAGCAACTCCAAGGTTGCTTCGGCCGTGGCTGATGCTGCAGCTGCTGCCACAGCGCGGTCCGTGCTCAGGGAGGTGAACACGGGCGCCTCCACGCCTCTCGGCTCGATCAACGTGCCCAAGCTGAAGTCACGGTTGGGGGTGGCTAGTCATGGAGGAGAGAAGCCGGCTGAGGTGATTGAGTCTCTGAGGAGAAGACAATGCTTTGACTCTGATGATGAGAAGTAG